A single Mangifera indica cultivar Alphonso chromosome 20, CATAS_Mindica_2.1, whole genome shotgun sequence DNA region contains:
- the LOC123204271 gene encoding LOB domain-containing protein 25-like: MASSSSYNSPCAACKFLRRKCMSGCVFAPYFPPEEPQKFANVHKIFGASNVTKLLNELLPHQREDAVNSLAYEAEARVRDPVYGCVGAISFLQRQVQRLQKELDAANADLIRFACNEIPTALPVPSGVSSIQPMLPRQRPLEFTRRINEGEGLYQPPAYSHPYISPWSDIPSGGFNDGGGEGKNM, encoded by the coding sequence ATGGCTTCATCCAGCTCTTACAATTCCCCTTGTGCTGCCTGCAAGTTCTTGAGGAGGAAATGTATGTCTGGTTGTGTCTTCGCACCTTACTTCCCACCTGAGGAGCCGCAGAAATTTGCCAATGTTCACAAGATCTTTGGTGCTAGCAATGTGACTAAGCTCCTTAATGAGCTCCTTCCTCACCAAAGAGAGGATGCTGTGAATTCCCTTGCTTACGAAGCAGAAGCAAGAGTAAGGGATCCAGTTTATGGGTGTGTTGGTGCCATCTCATTCCTCCAGAGACAGGTGCAAAGGCTCCAGAAGGAACTAGATGCGGCTAATGCCGATTTGATCCGTTTTGCCTGTAATGAAATCCCAACAGCCCTGCCTGTACCATCCGGGGTGAGTTCGATTCAACCTATGCTCCCTCGCCAGAGGCCACTTGAGTTTACTAGAAGAATTAACGAAGGAGAAGGCTTATACCAGCCTCCTGCTTACTCTCATCCTTATATTAGTCCTTGGAGTGATATTCCTTCAGGGGGTTTCAACGATGGAGGAGGAGAAGgcaaaaatatgtga